A genomic segment from Nematostella vectensis chromosome 6, jaNemVect1.1, whole genome shotgun sequence encodes:
- the LOC5512049 gene encoding receptor expression-enhancing protein 1 isoform X2, translating into MVSYIASRIIMLVFGTLYPAYNSYKAIKTKNVREYVRWMMYWIVFALFITAELFTDMLLGVWFPFYYEIKIIFMLWLLSPTTKGSSVLYRKFVHPMLSKHEKEIDSYIEQAKESGYDTLIRVSRNSISIAAETMMRTAVTGQNVLAEKLRQYGTEGVDGSDGRLRKAKSWYGGMDSEQNDYQPIDETGQPIHEEEEMEYTDPDAESDKLQDELRENKGKEKRSTRKSPQYSSSTLPRSYNRSSSYTRIYSGGYSNEADLSTNSRSNYESATLPRNYEGRYSTRSSSSRRKDL; encoded by the exons ATGGTGTCGTATATCGCATCTAGGATAATAAT GCTTGTGTTCGGGACGCTGTACCCTGCATATAACTCGTACAAAGCTATAAAGACCAAGAATGTCAGGGAATAT GTACGATGGATGATGTATTGGATCGTGTTTGCTCTGTTTATAACAGCAGAGCTATTTACCGACATGCTACTGGGAGTATG gtTCCCATTTTACTATGAAATCAAGATAATTTTCATGTTATGGCTTCTCTCACCAACTACAAAG GGTTCCAGTGTTCTGTACAGGAAGTTTGTCCATCCAATGTTGTCAAAGCATGAAAAG GAAATTGATAGCTATATCGAGCAGGCCAAGGAAAGTGGATATGATACCCTGATACGTGTCAGCCGCAACAGCATCAGTATTGCTGCTGAGACCATGATGAGGACAGCTGTTACT GGTCAAAATGTGCTGGCTGAGAAACTACGCCAGTATGGAACTGAGGGTGTAGATGGCTCAGATGGTAGGCTTCGCAAGGCAAAGTCTTGGTATGGTGGCATGGATTCTGAGCAGAATGACTATCAGCCAATCGATGAGACAGGACAGCCTATCCATGAGGAAGAAGAAATGGAGTATACAGACCCTGATGCAGAAAG TGACAAGCTTCAAGATGAATTGAGGGAAAACAAAGGGAAGGAGAAAAGGTCTACAAGAAAATCTCCCCAGTACAGTTCATCCACCCTTCCTAGATCTTACAAT AGATCTTCAAGTTACACAAGAATTTACTCTGGCGGCTACAGCAATGAG GCTGATCTTTCCACAAACTCAAGAAGCAATTATGAG